The Humulus lupulus chromosome 3, drHumLupu1.1, whole genome shotgun sequence genome window below encodes:
- the LOC133823798 gene encoding uncharacterized protein LOC133823798, translating to MEVKLNINVDDGGPSDVCGGDLASPKSGGGDGCCRENKRESLRGLRGSWVSKVQRPWVVADEKDELVLARKVKDEEKGGDNHTDSESSAPQTIETPLNSDSSPGSSTGYSPEDRLRRFKQILPRSALYLLHEEQFLRQASQSTMRVKQSNRLPQENDPQVARRAVQKVVKRNQTCTTTVSRKPSLKFATAILDLAVQKPRDEGEEEPSWFVAEASKLNPVLFQKHIEALGLSGANMTCPGSHQRANRPGGRYCAWSRYHVQAGATLPLHIYFRSVADYFNISPFQITPNGIQALSALYILYFLNGWDEPTPHEVHYLFDLRTNPSHNNSGFFHFYHRHRGVTYLNGISHKSNAGKYHKEYFLTLDIEANNLAFTRSGPFERPLPTEGMFRRAKKLANMSLKEKDVKKLVTLDLLQMVSLVPCEQDLVVESTTGENDTPGQSTEGTEQMTDRHSPGPSPLSRRPGDLVIREPDPQRRSTIPAQPGKGKAIQVEGELSSSSDDEDEFLDQIFNADSDMFRDCVASKRKTGDGSGSMPPQKIQKVVPPSQGRQPGGPTTLPPLTPSSLPPSASLTPTHQGSSSELFRAVSDLGKGLLEDIGRDASTLQSLDSYPRLSVEVVLKRGLAQLMKSLVTIGHAQLRAVDYKELIKVQDDQLVEARI from the exons ATGG AAGTGAAGCTCAACATCAACGTTGATGATGGAGGACCAAGTGATGTGTGTGGCGGCGATCTGGCTTCTCCAAAGTCAGGTGGTGGTGATGGTTGCTgtagagaaaataagagagagagttTGCGTGGGTTGCGGGGTTCTTGGGTCTCCAAAGTGCAGCGGCCATGGGTGGTTGCCGACGAGAAAGATGAACTGGTTTTGGCAAGGAAAGTGAAAGACGAAGAGAA gggaggtgacaatcatacggactccgaatcatccgccccgcaaacaatcgagactcctttgaatagcgattcctcaccaggCTCGTCTACTGGTTACTCTCCAGAGGATCGTCTtcgccgcttcaagcagatcctccctcgctcagccttATATCTTCTTCACGAGGAACAATTTCTTCGACAGGcttctcagtcgacgatgagggtgaagcaatctaACAGGCTCCCTCAGGAAAACGATCCGCAGGTTGCCCGCAGAGCAGTacagaaggtggtaaagcgcaaTCAAACCTGCACTACCACAGTTTCAAGAAAGCCTTCTCTGAAATTTGCTACTGCGATCCTGGATTTGGCTGTTCAGAAGCCACGtgatgagggagaagaagaaccctcctggttcgTTGCCGAAGCCTCAAAACTTAATCCCGTTCTATTCCAgaaacacattgaagctttaggcttgagtGGGGCAAACATGACGTGTCCGGGCTCgcatcaaagagccaataggcccggtggaaggtactgtgcctggtccaggtACCATGTACAAGCTGGAGCAACACTCCCGCTGCACATCTATTTCCGGTCCGTAGCAGACTACTTCAACATCTCCCCATTTCAGATCACGCCGAATGGGATACAGGCACTCTCCGCGCTGTATATTCTTTATTTTCtgaatggttgggacgagcccacccctcatgaggtgcattacctgtttgatcttcGGACCAACCCTTCTCACAACAACTCAGGCTTCTTCCATTTCTATCACAGGCATAGGGGGGTTACATATCTCAATGGCATCTCCCATAAGTCAAACGCCGGGAaatatcataaggaatacttcctcacattggatattgaggccaacaacttggcttttacgcgCTCGGGTCCGTTtgagcgaccattgcctactgaagggatgtttaggcgggccaagaaattggctaacatgagtcttaAAGAGAAGGATGTAAAAAAGTTGGTCACGCTGGACCTTCTTCAGATGGTGAGTCTGGTGCCATGTGAGCAGGATCTggtggtggaaagtaccaccggggagaacgacACGCCTGGTCAGTCTACCGAGGGCACAGAGCAAATGACTGATCGGCATTCTCCTGGGCCTTCTCCGCTTTCCCGTAGACCTGGCGACTTAGTCATTAGAGAGCCTGATCCTCAGCGTAGATCTACTATTCCCGCTCAAcctgggaaaggaaaagctatccaggttgaaggggaacttagctcatcctcggacgacgaggatgagttccttgatcagatcttcaacgcag attcagacatgttcagagattgcgttgcttcaaagaggaaaactggtgatggaagtggctctatgcctccacagaagattcagaaggtagtaccgccaagtcaagggaggcaacctgggggaccgactacacttccgccattgaccccctcttcccttcctccttctgcgagcctaactcctactcaccagggtagttCGAGTGAGCTTTTTCGTGCTGTTAGTGACCTGGGCAAGGGGCTTCTTGAGGATATTGGCCGTGATGCATCGACGCTTCAAAGCCTAGACTCCTACCCTCGACTTAGTGTCGAAGTTGTCTTGAAGAGAGGACTCGCTCAATTGATGAAG tcacttgtcaccattggtcaTGCTCAGCTTCGAGCCGTAGACTACAAGGAGCTGATCAAGGTGCaggacgatcaactggtggaggccag aatttga